The proteins below come from a single Treponema phagedenis genomic window:
- the zapB gene encoding cell division protein ZapB encodes MLNLDQIKQLEEKVTKAVFLINSLKEENNKLKLEIHEREKRITELENLVLSFKDDQSKIEEGIISALNHLSAFEDSMYSTHQEAEQAQASLPPDQPAQTSENQALADILNTPPTDPNKNQMEIF; translated from the coding sequence ATGTTAAACCTCGATCAAATTAAACAACTGGAAGAAAAAGTAACAAAGGCTGTTTTTCTTATTAATTCGTTAAAAGAAGAAAATAATAAACTTAAGCTTGAAATTCATGAGCGGGAAAAACGTATTACCGAGCTTGAAAATCTTGTGCTTTCTTTCAAGGACGACCAATCCAAGATCGAGGAAGGAATCATCAGCGCGCTTAATCACTTAAGTGCGTTTGAGGATTCTATGTATAGCACTCATCAGGAAGCAGAGCAGGCGCAGGCTTCTCTTCCTCCCGATCAGCCGGCTCAAACTTCCGAAAATCAGGCTCTTGCCGATATTCTTAACACTCCTCCAACTGATCCGAATAAAAATCAGATGGAAATCTTTTAG
- a CDS encoding ribonuclease HII, with protein sequence MTLICGIDEAGRGPLAGPVTAAAVILPPDFASTLLNDSKKLSPQKREACRALIQAQALFIGEGRADHIEIDAINILQATLLAMKRAFDDLYQKVLTSECRAASIRIIVDGNKLPDFLNPSIIAAAAEPKADAKYPEVMAASIIAKTTRDMEMLEWAKKYPQYGYEKHKGYCTAAHVQAIKNFGFSPIQRKTFKIPELKN encoded by the coding sequence ATGACACTTATCTGTGGAATTGATGAGGCGGGAAGAGGGCCTTTAGCTGGGCCTGTAACCGCCGCCGCCGTTATTCTTCCGCCTGATTTTGCATCTACGCTTTTAAATGATTCTAAAAAACTTTCTCCCCAAAAAAGAGAAGCATGTAGAGCGCTCATTCAAGCTCAGGCGCTTTTCATTGGAGAAGGAAGGGCTGACCATATCGAAATTGATGCAATCAATATTTTGCAGGCGACTTTACTGGCAATGAAACGGGCGTTTGATGACTTGTATCAAAAAGTTTTAACAAGTGAATGCAGGGCAGCTTCTATCCGAATAATCGTAGACGGAAATAAACTGCCTGATTTTCTGAATCCTTCAATTATTGCGGCGGCGGCAGAGCCGAAAGCCGATGCAAAATACCCTGAAGTTATGGCGGCCTCTATCATCGCAAAAACAACCCGTGATATGGAAATGCTTGAATGGGCAAAAAAATACCCGCAATACGGATACGAAAAGCATAAGGGTTATTGTACCGCCGCTCATGTGCAGGCAATAAAAAACTTCGGCTTTTCTCCTATCCAACGCAAAACTTTTAAAATACCGGAGTTAAAAAACTAA
- the rpmI gene encoding 50S ribosomal protein L35, giving the protein MAKMKSKSAAAKRFKITGSGKVKYKKMNLRHILTKKSPKRKRNLRKPGILSDADTKVVRKKLLPYS; this is encoded by the coding sequence ATGGCTAAGATGAAAAGTAAAAGCGCTGCGGCAAAGCGCTTTAAAATAACGGGAAGCGGTAAAGTAAAATATAAAAAAATGAATTTACGCCATATTCTTACAAAGAAATCTCCTAAACGCAAAAGAAATTTACGTAAACCGGGAATTTTGTCAGATGCAGATACAAAAGTGGTACGCAAAAAGCTTTTACCGTATTCATAA
- the rplT gene encoding 50S ribosomal protein L20: protein MPRSLSSNNRIHRRKKILKQAKGFRGRRSTNYKAAKDAIVKALTHSYVGRRDRKGDMRRLWISRINAAVRAEGMSYSRFIDGISKAGIELNRKALSNMAIEDPAAFKAVVDASKKALGA, encoded by the coding sequence ATGCCAAGATCATTAAGTAGTAATAACAGAATTCACAGAAGAAAAAAGATCCTTAAACAGGCAAAGGGTTTCCGCGGAAGACGAAGTACAAACTACAAGGCGGCAAAAGATGCGATTGTAAAAGCTCTTACTCATAGCTATGTAGGGCGCCGAGATCGAAAAGGTGATATGCGCCGGCTCTGGATTAGTCGTATCAACGCGGCAGTTCGTGCTGAGGGTATGAGTTATTCACGCTTTATTGACGGAATATCAAAAGCAGGTATTGAATTAAACCGCAAAGCTCTTTCCAATATGGCTATAGAAGATCCTGCTGCATTTAAAGCAGTAGTTGATGCTTCAAAAAAAGCACTAGGAGCATAA
- the zapA gene encoding cell division protein ZapA — MDKGQLKIDLLGASFTIQADEDSVYLDSLYMHYKAVVSQVEQNSGVKDPLKVAIISGILLADELQKEKQKIGNLPQAQTDLLEMGQYTQRMLNSINSAIDDRSDTTNMR; from the coding sequence ATGGATAAGGGCCAATTAAAGATTGATTTATTGGGTGCCTCCTTTACCATTCAAGCAGACGAAGATTCCGTATATTTAGACTCTTTATATATGCATTACAAAGCGGTTGTTTCGCAAGTGGAGCAAAATTCAGGTGTTAAAGATCCGCTTAAAGTAGCAATTATCAGCGGAATTTTGTTGGCTGATGAATTACAAAAAGAAAAGCAAAAAATAGGAAATCTTCCGCAAGCACAAACCGATTTACTTGAAATGGGACAGTATACGCAACGAATGCTTAACTCAATTAATAGTGCTATTGACGATCGTAGCGATACTACTAACATGCGATGA
- a CDS encoding Do family serine endopeptidase, producing the protein MHLSSKTKRFMTVSAAVVAVFLVLVSARCSTNRESADTVFADSGAAEGISKDTVSLLEGLQGAYRQVTSAVLPAVVTLDVVETRKVRVQDPFSDGFPWFFFGNPENRDEKNEPKEREFRAEGLGSGVIVRKTGKIYYVLTNYHVVGKANDIEVKHYDGRTFKGKLVGGDQRKDIALVSFETSDNNITVAKLGNSDVAQVGDIVFAIGSPLGYSSSVTQGIISAVGRFGGPGNTINDFIQTDAAINQGNSGGPMVNIYGEVIGINSWIASSSGGSQGLGFSIPINNVKKDIDSFIQYGEIKYGWLGVQLIGTDANTIAELGIPKNIDGALVAQIFLGSPADKGGMKPGDYVTKLNGKTVKDINQLVRDIGNLGKGQTASFVLMRNGKELSLNVKIDARDEKIVEDSAKLWPGVVPVPITDSIREQLKLKKNITGVIAANIQNKSPAAIMGLKSGDVITAVNDTKIANIKEFYNVISQQTKEVWFDVLREGQTLSTIRFKLSK; encoded by the coding sequence ATGCATTTATCATCAAAAACAAAACGATTTATGACCGTATCAGCTGCGGTTGTTGCGGTATTTCTTGTATTGGTTTCTGCGCGCTGTTCAACAAATAGGGAGTCTGCGGATACTGTTTTTGCGGATTCCGGTGCTGCTGAAGGCATTTCAAAAGATACCGTGTCTTTATTGGAAGGTTTGCAGGGAGCTTATCGGCAGGTTACTTCCGCCGTCCTGCCTGCGGTTGTAACGCTTGATGTGGTGGAAACAAGAAAGGTTCGTGTTCAAGATCCTTTTTCAGATGGTTTTCCATGGTTTTTCTTTGGGAATCCCGAAAATAGAGATGAAAAGAATGAACCGAAAGAGCGTGAATTCCGCGCTGAAGGTTTAGGCTCCGGCGTTATAGTACGAAAAACAGGAAAAATTTATTATGTTTTAACAAATTATCACGTTGTCGGAAAAGCAAACGATATAGAAGTAAAGCATTATGACGGTAGGACATTCAAGGGAAAACTTGTAGGCGGAGATCAGAGAAAAGATATTGCACTTGTTTCTTTTGAAACCTCTGATAATAATATTACGGTTGCAAAGCTCGGGAATTCCGATGTTGCACAAGTAGGAGATATTGTATTCGCAATCGGCTCTCCACTTGGGTATTCTTCAAGCGTAACACAAGGCATTATCAGTGCGGTTGGAAGATTTGGCGGTCCCGGAAATACCATTAATGATTTTATTCAAACCGATGCCGCAATCAACCAAGGGAATTCCGGCGGTCCTATGGTAAATATTTATGGAGAGGTTATTGGGATCAATTCATGGATTGCTTCTTCAAGCGGCGGCTCTCAGGGACTCGGGTTTTCAATTCCGATTAATAATGTAAAAAAAGATATTGACTCTTTTATTCAATACGGTGAAATTAAGTACGGTTGGCTTGGTGTGCAGTTGATTGGCACGGATGCTAATACTATTGCAGAGCTCGGTATTCCTAAAAATATTGATGGAGCTCTTGTTGCTCAAATTTTCCTCGGCTCTCCCGCGGATAAGGGAGGCATGAAGCCGGGCGATTATGTTACAAAGCTAAACGGTAAAACAGTAAAAGATATTAATCAGTTAGTGCGCGACATCGGCAATTTAGGCAAAGGACAAACCGCATCTTTTGTTCTGATGCGAAATGGAAAAGAACTTTCTCTCAATGTAAAAATTGACGCCCGAGACGAAAAGATTGTTGAAGATTCCGCAAAGCTTTGGCCCGGAGTTGTACCTGTTCCGATAACTGACAGTATTCGTGAACAACTGAAACTGAAAAAAAATATTACCGGTGTAATAGCTGCCAATATCCAAAACAAAAGTCCTGCTGCAATAATGGGGCTCAAAAGCGGGGATGTTATTACCGCTGTAAATGACACGAAGATAGCCAATATAAAAGAATTCTATAATGTTATTTCTCAGCAGACAAAAGAAGTGTGGTTTGATGTCTTGCGTGAGGGACAAACATTGTCAACAATTCGCTTTAAACTGAGTAAATAA
- the infC gene encoding translation initiation factor IF-3 — protein MAEGKGLRVNEQIRIREVRLIDEAGQQKGIVPTVEALRMAKDINLDLVEVAPQANPPVCKILDYGKYRFEMEKKLRDSKKKQKLQTLKEIRMQPKINDHDMNFKAKHIQKFLDGGDKVKVTIRFRGRELAHTNLGYDVLQNVLQRLSGDFSVEKQPAMEGRTMSMTLAPKSKKQ, from the coding sequence TTGGCGGAAGGAAAAGGATTACGAGTTAATGAACAAATTCGTATAAGAGAGGTTAGATTAATTGATGAGGCAGGGCAGCAAAAAGGGATTGTTCCCACTGTTGAGGCTTTACGAATGGCTAAAGACATTAATCTTGACCTAGTAGAAGTTGCTCCGCAGGCGAATCCGCCGGTTTGCAAAATTCTTGATTATGGCAAATATCGCTTTGAAATGGAAAAAAAGCTCCGTGATTCCAAAAAAAAGCAAAAACTGCAAACATTAAAAGAAATACGAATGCAGCCAAAGATAAATGATCATGATATGAATTTTAAAGCAAAGCATATACAGAAATTCCTTGACGGAGGAGATAAAGTTAAAGTAACTATACGCTTTCGGGGGCGTGAGTTGGCTCATACCAACTTAGGTTATGATGTATTACAAAACGTTTTGCAAAGGCTCAGCGGCGATTTTTCTGTCGAAAAGCAGCCTGCAATGGAAGGGCGAACAATGTCAATGACTTTGGCGCCAAAATCAAAAAAACAATAG